From a single Arachis hypogaea cultivar Tifrunner chromosome 3, arahy.Tifrunner.gnm2.J5K5, whole genome shotgun sequence genomic region:
- the LOC112790273 gene encoding proteasome activator subunit 4-like, producing the protein MAILLSSHHESLKAQKAINGLFVKYNIQFYRVFKSFFRISDKDNHTCGLGFSDLVSQIGSMSFDSTGLYWRPLFEEFEKSTSSDKDTCNFGFEYTLKEITVQAVT; encoded by the exons ATGGCTATTCTCTTAAG TTCTCATCATGAATCCTTGAAAGCTCAGAAAGCAATTAATGGG CTTTTTGTAAAGTACAACATCCAATTTTATAGAGTATTTAAAAGCTTTTTTAGGATATCAGACAAAGACAACCATACTTGTGGACTGGGATTTTCAGATTTGGTTTCTCAGATTGGCTCTATGAGTTTTGATTCCACTGGCTTGTATTGGCG GCCACTTTTTGAAGAATTTGAAAAGTCAACTTCCTCAGACAAGGATACTTGCAATTTCGGCTTTGAATACACTCTTAAAGAAATCACCGTACAAGCTGTCACCTAG
- the LOC112790276 gene encoding carbon catabolite repressor protein 4 homolog 3, which translates to MASSAPPSSSFFVSSSSTTKRPPFFFAPTSFKFYAPTASDSNYSSSSSSLSSTRRWFNPLRRRKFDQPPQIERHWVEAPHQPLASSERFSVASYNILADRNASQHRDLYVNVPSYYVNWDRRKRVICKELLGWDTDIICLQEVDKYIELSNILVKAGYTGSYKRRTGDTADGCAMFWKADKFRLLESESIQFKDMGLRDNVAQLLVFEMCEFDSRRLLVGNIHVLYNPNRGEVKLGQIRFLLARAKALSEKWGNSPIVLAGDFNSTPQSGIYKFLSSSELNIMLYDRKELSGQKRCRPAQVLGKKKETFGPFILLDGLLNCWTDEEVKVATGDSGCHSAVHPLKLNSSYATIDGSTSTRGFNGEPFATSYHSKFLGTVDYLWYSDGILPTKVLDTVSIGDLVRTGGLPCKKVGSDHLALVSEFSFLDANNASTEIVAASASPRLDNEEQDKLQS; encoded by the exons ATGGCCTCCTCTGCGCctccctcttcctccttcttcgtCTCTTCCTCTTCCACCACCAAACGCCCTCCCTTTTTCTTTGCACCAACCTCCTTTAAATTCTATGCCCCCACTGCTTCTGACTCTAATTATTCTTCCTCGTCTTCGTCACTCTCTTCTACTCGTCGGTGGTTCAATCCCCTGCGACGTAGAAAATTTGATCAGCCTCCCCAAATTGAGCGCCACTGGGTTGAGGCTCCTCATCAACCTCTCGCTTCCTCAG AAAGGTTCAGTGTGGCTTCTTACAACATACTTGCGGATAGAAACGCTTCTCAGCACAGAGATCTGTATGTAAATGTTCCTTCATATTATGTCAATTGGGATCGTCGTAAGAGAGTTATTTGCAAGGAACTCTTAGGATGGGATACTGACATTATCTGTTTACAA GAGGTGGACAAGTATATTGAACTCTCAAACATTCTAGTTAAAGCAGGATATACAGGATCGTACAAG AGACGCACTGGAGACACAGCTGATGGTTGTGCAATGTTTTGGAAAGCTGATAA gttccggTTATTAGAATCAGAGAGCATTCAATTTAAGGACATGGGCCTTCGTGATAATGTTGCTCAACTTTTAGTTTTTGAG ATGTGTGAATTTGATTCAAGAAGGCTGCTAGTTGGTAACATCCACGTACTTTATAACCCAAACAGGGGAGAAGTTAAATTAGGCCAA ATTCGGTTTCTCTTAGCAAGAGCAAAGGCCCTCTCAGAGAAATGGGGTAATTCCCCTATTGTGCTAGCTGGTGATTTTAATAGTACTCCTCAG AGTGGAATATACAAGTTTTTATCATCATCTGAG cttaatattatgttatatgacAGAAAGGAATTATCTGGACAAAAACGTTGCCGTCCTGCTCAAGTTTTAGGCAAGAAAAAAGAAACTTTTGGTCCATTTATCTTACTGGATGG ATTGTTAAACTGCTGGACAGATGAAGAGGTAAAAGTTGCAACGGGTGATTCTGGGTGTCATTCAGCTGTGCATCCATTGAAGCTGAATAGTTCCTATGCTACAATTGAT GGTTCAACTAGTACACGGGGATTCAACGGTGAACCCTTTGCTACTTCCTATCACTCAAAGTTTCTTGGTACCGTAGATTATTTATG GTACTCAGACGGTATTTTACCTACAAAAGTTCTTGATACCGTTTCAATTGGTGATCTTGTGAGGACAGGTGGTCTCCCATGCAAG AAAGTGGGAAGTGACCATTTGGCCTTGGTTTCTGAGTTTTCCTTCTTAGATGCCAACAATGCATCTACAGAAATAGTTGCAGCATCAGCATCACCTAGACTAGATAATGAAGAACAGGACAAGTTGCAGTCATAA